A section of the Brachyhypopomus gauderio isolate BG-103 chromosome 13, BGAUD_0.2, whole genome shotgun sequence genome encodes:
- the LOC143473383 gene encoding protein kinase C delta type-like translates to MRVYIKLHVQYNSISVHIKTMKWEDITRCCLWCWCIGTQDLDDTDTEEIYGGTEPIQETENTHGLIAPLNNSILDEACEELLLVLLDETEDSYNPSLVAPLNNSVLDEAWEKLRHVLLDEIEVSLNVSVLDDAWKELLQVLLDETEVSLNTSSLDDAWKELLQVLLDETKVSLNTSALDDAWKELLHVLLDETEDSYNPSLDASPCGRLCEGSSPRSLSRISHQTHITVEHFTFHSVLGQGSYGKVFLAELKGSKDLFAVKALRKDVMNNNVEFTMVEKRVLALAWDCPFLTHLYSTFQTEEHLFFVMEYLTGGDLMFHIRETGSFDLYTATFYAAEIVCGLQFLHGKGIIHRDLKLDNVMLDGEGHIKIADFGMCKENVFGDNLGKTFCGTPYYMAPEIILGERYSFSVDWWSFGVLLYGMLIGKPPFDGEEIDDIFDSIIMDIPDFPDWITLDTRDMLERLFEQDPSYRLGVVPNIRGHSFFEIVDWSALERREIQPPYVPVKSSNDGGNCEQELLNDRLSMCEKGLIGLTDQSAFAGFSFVNQHMEHLLQGCK, encoded by the exons ATGAGGGTATATATAAAATTGCATGTACAGTATAATTCCATATCAGTCCACATAAAGACAATGAAGTGGGAAGATATTACAAGGTGTTGTCTCTGGTGCTGGTGCATCGGCACCCAAGATTTGgatgacacagacacagaggagaTATACGGAGGAACAGAACCAATACAGGAGACCGAAAACACCCATGGCCtga tagCACCTTTGAATAACAGTATTCTGGATGAGGCCTGTGAGGAGCTGCTCCTCGTTCTACTGGACGAGACTGAGGACTCCTAtaacccatctctag TAGCACCGTTGAATAACAGTGTTCTGGATGAGGCCTGGGAGAAGCTGCGCCACGTTCTCCTGGACGAGATTGAGGTCTCTTTGAACGTAAGTGTTCTGGACGATGCCTGGAAGGAGCTGCTCCAGGTTCTCCTGGACGAGACTGAGGTCTCGTTGAACACAAGTTCTCTGGACGATGCCTGGAAGGAGCTGCTCCAGGTTCTCCTGGACGAGACTAAGGTCTCGTTGAACACAAGTGCTCTGGACGATGCCTGGAAGGAGTTGCTCCACGTTCTCCTGGATGAGACTGAGGACTCCTAcaacccatctctag ATGCGTCTCCATGTGGTCGTCTTTGTGAGGGTTCGAGTCCTCGCTCCCTGTCCAGGATCAGCCACCAGACACACATCACTGTGGAGCACTTCACCTTTCACAGTGTACTGGGCCAGGGAAGCTATGGCAAG GTTTTTCTGGCTGAACTAAAGGGCAGCAAGGATTTGTTTGCTGTGAAAGCCTTGAGGAAGGACGTGATGAATAATAACGTAGAGTTCACCATGGTGGAGAAGCGGGTGCTAGCTCTGGCATGGGACTGTCCCTTCCTCACCCACCTTTACTCCACCTTTCAGACCGAG GAGCACTTGTTCTTTGTCATGGAGTACCTGACCGGAGGTGACCTGATGTTCCACATACGGGAAACAGGAAGCTTTGACCTCTACACAGCCAC ATTCTATGCAGCTGAAATTGTGTGCGGACTCCAGTTCCTTCATGGAAAGGGCATCatccacag GGATCTCAAGTTGGACAACGTGATGCTGGATGGAGAAGGTCACATAAAAATTGCGGATTTTGGCATGTGCAAAGAGAATGTTTTTGGAGACAATCTTGGCAAAACAttctgtgggacaccatactacatggcccctgag atcattCTGGGTGAGCGGTATTCATTCTCTGTGGATTGGTGGTCATTTGGTGTGCTCCTGTATGGGATGCTGATTGGTAAGCCTCCATTTGATGGTGAGGAGATAGATGATATTTTTGATTCCATCATTATGGACATACCTGACTTCCCTGACTGGATCACTCTGGATACCAGAGACATGCTAGAACGA CTGTTTGAGCAAGACCCTTCTTATAGACTGGGAGTTGTGCCTAATATCCGAGGTCACTCATTCTTTGAGATCGTCGACTGGTCTgctctggagaggagagagatccaACCCCCTTACGTGCCAGTG AAATCATCCAATGACGGTGGCAACTGCGAGCAGGAGTTATTAAACGACCGCCTGTCCATGTGTGAGAAAGGCTTGATTGGCTTAACGGACCAGAgtgcgtttgctggcttttcttTCGTCAACCAGCACATGGAGCATCTCCTGCAGGggtgtaaataa